One part of the Alistipes onderdonkii genome encodes these proteins:
- a CDS encoding SusC/RagA family TonB-linked outer membrane protein, giving the protein MAVLGLFLSAHAQEREITGSVKDHAGAGIVGATILVEGTTKGTTSGADGSFSIKAAPDNVLVVSFMGYQSHTIKVGTQTRIDVVLKENTQAIDDVIVVAFGTAKKEAFTGSATVIKSDDIAKSQQSNVAQALAGKVAGVQLTNTSGQPGESPTIRIRGFSSLNAGNDPLWIVDGMPYSGDLNNLNPSDIESMTVLKDAASNSLYGARGANGVVMITTKKAKSQEAHVTIDAKWGVNSRAVQDYAYITNPAQFYELHYSALKNYYVNSGMSIGEAHLRANTNLTANANDGGLGYMVYTVPSGQEFIGINGKVNPAATLGRRLVYEGKEYYIRPDDWTDAAFRSSLRQEYNASISGQTGNASIYGSFGYLNNEGIAYNSDMDRYTARLRVDYQAKKWLKFGANANYTHFRYNQIDDSGAGNSSGNVFAYTTAVGPIYPLYIRDGEGNVMYNEDGIKLYDYGNGDNAGMERSLFPNSNALSDSRLNKQEAEGNAFNGTGYIDVTFLKDFKFTFNAGVSLDETRSTSVTNPWFGQFASEKGMVSKGHQRNFDLNLQQILNYTKQIGSHNINVMLGHESYQNRIYTLSATKSNMLTQENDELAGAIIDKQGAGSYRVEYNNEGYFARVMYDYAGKYFASASYRRDASSRFHPDHRWGNFWSLGGAWIISKENFMESTYEWLDNLKLKASIGSQGNDNIGNFRYTNTYTIENANGKVSTVFNAKGSENITWETNSNFNAGVEFSFLRGTVSGGVEYFLRKTTDMLLSFPVAPSLGYSSYYANVGDMRNSGVEIELNFTPIRREHVQWDINLNMTHLRNKITMLPSERRTKQVDGYSGYVSGSTFFGEGLPMYTFYMRKYAGVSDEGLSMWYMNETDDKGNPTGKRVTTTEYAKASDYLCGDPIPDLYGGFGTSVNFRGFDLSVAFTYQIGGLAYDSGYSAAMYSPANKTTGMNWHKDILNAWSADNASSNIPRLQYEDKDQNGMSDRFLTDASYLNLQNINFGYTLPSNFTKKVGIEKVRVYLACENVWYWSKRQGFDPRYSYSGSTSQATYSPVRTISGGINIQF; this is encoded by the coding sequence ATGGCTGTTCTCGGCCTGTTCTTGTCCGCCCATGCGCAGGAACGGGAAATTACGGGTTCGGTCAAAGATCATGCGGGGGCCGGCATCGTCGGCGCCACCATTCTGGTCGAAGGCACTACGAAGGGTACGACCTCCGGTGCGGACGGCAGCTTTTCGATCAAAGCCGCACCGGACAATGTGCTGGTCGTATCGTTCATGGGTTATCAGTCCCACACGATCAAGGTGGGAACGCAAACCCGGATCGACGTCGTGCTGAAAGAGAACACACAGGCTATCGACGACGTGATCGTCGTGGCGTTCGGTACGGCAAAAAAGGAGGCTTTCACCGGTTCGGCGACCGTCATCAAATCGGACGACATCGCCAAGTCGCAGCAGTCGAACGTAGCGCAGGCTCTGGCCGGAAAGGTCGCGGGCGTGCAGCTGACCAACACCTCAGGACAGCCGGGAGAGAGTCCGACGATCCGCATCCGCGGTTTCAGTTCGCTCAACGCCGGCAACGATCCGCTCTGGATCGTGGACGGCATGCCTTACTCGGGAGACCTGAACAACCTCAACCCGAGTGACATCGAATCGATGACTGTGTTGAAGGACGCCGCCTCGAACTCGCTGTACGGCGCCCGCGGCGCCAACGGCGTAGTGATGATCACCACCAAAAAGGCCAAGTCGCAGGAGGCTCACGTGACAATCGACGCCAAGTGGGGCGTCAATTCGCGCGCCGTCCAGGATTATGCGTACATTACCAACCCGGCGCAATTTTACGAACTGCATTACAGTGCGCTGAAAAACTACTATGTCAATTCGGGAATGAGTATCGGCGAGGCCCATTTGCGCGCCAATACGAATTTGACGGCCAATGCGAATGACGGAGGTCTGGGCTATATGGTCTATACGGTTCCTTCCGGGCAGGAGTTCATCGGCATCAACGGTAAGGTCAATCCCGCTGCGACTCTCGGCCGCCGTCTCGTCTATGAGGGCAAGGAGTACTACATCCGTCCCGACGACTGGACCGATGCGGCTTTCCGCTCGTCCCTGCGTCAGGAGTACAACGCTTCGATCTCCGGCCAGACCGGGAACGCCTCGATCTACGGATCGTTCGGCTATTTGAACAACGAAGGTATCGCCTACAACTCGGACATGGATCGTTATACGGCCCGTCTGCGCGTGGACTATCAGGCCAAGAAGTGGCTCAAGTTCGGCGCCAATGCCAACTACACGCATTTCCGCTACAACCAGATCGACGACAGCGGCGCCGGTAACTCGTCGGGCAACGTTTTCGCTTATACGACGGCCGTCGGTCCGATCTATCCGCTCTACATCCGCGACGGCGAGGGTAATGTCATGTACAACGAGGACGGCATCAAGCTCTACGACTACGGCAACGGCGACAATGCCGGTATGGAGCGTTCGCTCTTCCCCAACAGCAACGCCCTCTCGGATTCGCGTCTCAACAAACAGGAAGCCGAAGGCAATGCTTTCAACGGTACGGGATATATCGACGTCACCTTCCTCAAGGATTTCAAATTCACGTTCAACGCCGGCGTTTCGCTCGACGAAACCCGCTCCACCTCGGTTACGAATCCCTGGTTCGGACAGTTCGCCAGCGAAAAAGGCATGGTCTCGAAGGGCCATCAACGGAATTTCGACCTCAACCTACAGCAGATTCTCAACTACACCAAGCAGATAGGCTCGCACAACATCAACGTGATGCTGGGCCACGAGTCCTACCAGAACCGCATTTACACGCTGTCGGCCACGAAAAGCAATATGCTGACGCAGGAAAACGACGAGCTTGCCGGGGCGATCATCGACAAACAGGGAGCCGGCTCTTACCGGGTTGAGTACAACAACGAGGGTTATTTCGCCCGTGTCATGTACGATTACGCAGGCAAATATTTCGCCTCGGCCTCCTACCGCCGCGACGCTTCTTCGCGCTTCCACCCCGACCACCGCTGGGGCAACTTCTGGTCGCTGGGCGGCGCATGGATCATTTCGAAAGAAAATTTCATGGAGAGCACCTATGAATGGCTCGACAATCTCAAGCTGAAGGCCTCGATCGGCTCGCAGGGTAACGACAACATCGGTAACTTCCGCTACACGAACACCTACACGATCGAAAACGCCAACGGAAAGGTCTCGACCGTCTTCAACGCCAAAGGATCCGAGAACATCACCTGGGAGACCAACTCCAACTTCAACGCCGGTGTGGAGTTCAGCTTCCTGCGCGGTACGGTTTCCGGAGGCGTCGAATATTTCCTCCGCAAGACGACCGACATGCTGCTGTCGTTCCCGGTAGCTCCGTCGCTGGGCTATTCGTCCTACTACGCCAACGTGGGCGACATGCGCAACAGCGGCGTCGAAATCGAGCTGAACTTTACGCCGATCCGACGGGAGCATGTCCAGTGGGACATCAACCTCAACATGACGCACCTGCGCAACAAGATCACCATGCTGCCTTCTGAACGACGAACCAAACAGGTCGATGGCTACTCCGGTTACGTGAGCGGCTCCACTTTCTTCGGAGAAGGGCTTCCGATGTACACTTTCTACATGAGGAAATATGCCGGTGTTTCGGACGAGGGCCTTTCGATGTGGTACATGAACGAAACCGACGACAAGGGCAACCCGACGGGCAAGCGCGTTACGACGACTGAATATGCCAAGGCGTCGGACTATCTCTGCGGCGACCCGATTCCCGATCTCTACGGTGGTTTCGGCACGAGTGTCAATTTCCGGGGCTTCGACCTGAGCGTGGCCTTCACCTACCAGATCGGCGGTCTGGCTTACGACTCGGGATACTCCGCGGCGATGTACTCGCCGGCCAACAAGACGACGGGTATGAACTGGCACAAGGACATCCTCAATGCATGGTCGGCGGACAATGCGTCGTCGAACATCCCGCGCCTGCAGTATGAAGACAAGGATCAGAACGGTATGTCTGATCGTTTCCTTACGGACGCCAGCTACCTGAACCTACAGAACATCAACTTCGGCTACACGCTGCCGTCGAATTTCACCAAGAAGGTCGGAATCGAGAAGGTGCGCGTCTACCTTGCCTGCGAGAATGTCTGGTACTGGTCCAAACGTCAGGGATTCGATCCCCGCTACTCTTATTCGGGATCGACGAGCCAGGCCACCTATTCGCCTGTAAGGACGATTTCGGGCGGCATCAACATTCAATTCTAA
- a CDS encoding RagB/SusD family nutrient uptake outer membrane protein, with protein MKKATNITLATLAAALLASSCIKEADPYEIATEDQVTLETLIEGIPASLVQAGSAGYASEGQAWDFALPAIHIATESMTGDVAIGGNIGYDWFAQWGTNEALGADYAVGALTWNNYYAWIMATNNVIKQIDASDFATLDATQKSYLGFAYAYRAMFYLDLVRLYEFKENNYTEAPGVLGLGVPIVLPETTEAEAKNNPRAKVDDIYDQVIFPDLDKAEELLSGFTAPDKYTISPALVYGLKARAWLERGTAKNDAEAYVSAAEYARLAINASGCTPLTQEQWEDPSNGFNSATANNAWIWGLALPSESVANLFCFTAHMSTENAWSAYGNDACRCINSNLYNSIDLRDFRRHSWLDPDRKDPEKESYDYKSCRKEGKEYFNELPDYANIKFRPAQGAYEDFKVGGAADHPYMRVEEMYFIEAEAKAHENLGEGIRLLNEFMNNYRIVGGGYDCTNMSSSVENFTNELMLQKRIEFWGEGIVMFDMKRLDMSTRRGYVGTNSPASYRLNTEGRAPYWNFVISRGETQNNPVIATQNNPDPSQTVKPWNG; from the coding sequence ATGAAAAAAGCGACAAACATAACGCTCGCGACGCTGGCGGCAGCTTTGCTGGCAAGCAGCTGCATCAAAGAAGCCGACCCCTATGAAATAGCTACCGAGGATCAGGTCACCCTCGAAACGCTGATAGAAGGCATTCCGGCCTCGCTCGTACAGGCCGGTTCCGCAGGCTATGCAAGCGAAGGCCAAGCCTGGGATTTTGCCCTGCCGGCCATCCATATCGCCACGGAATCCATGACGGGCGACGTCGCCATTGGCGGCAATATCGGCTACGACTGGTTCGCACAGTGGGGAACCAACGAAGCGCTCGGCGCCGACTATGCCGTGGGTGCGCTCACGTGGAACAACTACTATGCGTGGATCATGGCGACCAACAACGTCATCAAACAGATCGACGCCTCGGATTTCGCGACGCTCGACGCCACGCAGAAGTCCTATCTGGGCTTCGCCTACGCCTATCGGGCCATGTTCTACCTCGATCTGGTGCGTCTGTACGAGTTCAAGGAGAACAATTACACTGAAGCGCCCGGGGTTCTCGGGCTGGGCGTGCCCATCGTACTGCCCGAGACTACCGAGGCCGAGGCCAAGAACAACCCCCGTGCCAAGGTCGACGACATCTACGATCAAGTGATCTTCCCCGACCTGGACAAGGCCGAAGAACTATTGAGCGGCTTTACTGCTCCCGACAAGTATACGATCAGTCCGGCGCTGGTCTACGGCCTGAAAGCTCGGGCCTGGCTTGAGCGCGGTACGGCCAAGAACGACGCCGAAGCCTATGTTTCCGCCGCCGAGTACGCCCGCTTGGCCATTAACGCCAGCGGCTGTACGCCCCTGACGCAGGAGCAGTGGGAAGACCCCTCGAACGGCTTCAACAGCGCCACGGCGAACAATGCCTGGATCTGGGGCCTCGCCCTGCCGAGCGAAAGCGTTGCCAACCTGTTCTGCTTCACGGCGCACATGAGCACGGAGAATGCGTGGAGTGCCTACGGAAACGACGCCTGCCGCTGCATCAACAGCAACCTTTACAACAGTATCGACCTGCGCGACTTCCGCCGCCATTCGTGGCTCGATCCCGACCGCAAAGACCCGGAGAAGGAGTCCTACGACTACAAAAGCTGCCGCAAAGAGGGGAAGGAATACTTCAATGAACTGCCCGATTACGCGAACATCAAGTTCCGTCCGGCGCAGGGCGCTTATGAGGATTTCAAGGTCGGCGGAGCCGCAGACCATCCCTACATGCGCGTCGAGGAGATGTACTTCATCGAGGCCGAGGCCAAGGCGCATGAAAATCTTGGCGAAGGAATTCGGCTGCTCAATGAGTTCATGAACAACTACCGCATTGTGGGCGGAGGTTACGACTGTACGAACATGTCGTCGTCGGTTGAAAATTTCACCAACGAGCTGATGCTTCAGAAGCGCATCGAGTTCTGGGGCGAAGGCATCGTCATGTTCGACATGAAGCGGCTCGACATGTCCACCCGACGGGGCTATGTGGGAACCAACTCTCCTGCCTCGTACCGGCTGAATACGGAAGGCCGTGCACCCTACTGGAACTTCGTGATCTCGCGCGGTGAGACGCAGAACAACCCCGTCATCGCCACGCAGAACAATCCCGATCCTTCGCAAACGGTCAAGCCGTGGAACGGGTGA